In a genomic window of Rhinoderma darwinii isolate aRhiDar2 chromosome 10, aRhiDar2.hap1, whole genome shotgun sequence:
- the LOC142662550 gene encoding olfactory receptor 5G3-like: MDEMNINHTMVTQFILLGFSGITQHQVSLFPLFLCTYIITVGGNLLIVITYKLSPRLHTPMYFFLANFSILEILYVSCTVPKMLSSLLSERKVISYSGCAIQMYCVSLFGGTECYMLAAMAYDRYNAICHPLLYTQIMSEIVCIQHIVGSYAIGAVNSLIHTVFTFSLPFCGSNEIDHFFCDVPPVLELSCQDIWVNELVIFVIAGCVIIGSFVITILSYMEIISKILKLRSALGRKKTFATCSSHLIVVTIFYGSAIFMYFRPRSSYRSGQNSVVSLMYTVISPFLNPFIYSLRNKEVKSNIQNIFLRLKKF, encoded by the coding sequence atggatgaaatgAATATCAATCATACAATGGTAACACAATTTATTCTTTTGGGATTCTCTGGAATAACTCAGCATCAAGTCTCCCTTTTTCCACTCTTTCTATGTACATATATCATCACAGTGGGTGGGAACCTATTAATAGTCATTACATATAAGCTTAGTCCAAGACTCCACACTCCGATGTATTTTTTTCTGGCTAATTTTTCTATCTTAGAAATACTGTATGTTTCATGTACTGTGCCCAAAATGTTGTCCAGTTTACTGTCAGAGCGTAAAGTCATCTCATACTCTGGCTGTGCTATACAAATGTATTGTGTCTCGTTGTTCGGTGGAACAGAGTGCTATATGCTGGCCGCCATGGCTTATGACCGATATAACGCCATTTGTCACCCTCTGTTATATACTCAGATTATGAGTGAAATAGTCTGTATCCAGCATATCGTGGGATCATATGCGATTGGCGCAGTAAATTCTCTAATACACACAGTGTTCACGTTTTCATTACCATTCTGTGGATCCAATGAGATAGACCATTTCTTTTGTGATGTTCCGCCGGTACTAGAACTCTCATGCCAGGACATCTGGGTCAATGAACTTGTGATATTTGTGATTGCCGGTTGTGTCATAATCGGTTCATTCGTAATAACAATACTTTCCTATATGGAGATCATTTCAAAAATTCTAAAACTCCGTTCCGCCTTGGGCAGGAAGAAAACTTTCGCAACCTGCTCTTCTCACTTAATAGTGGTTACAATATTTTATGGTTCGgcaatttttatgtattttagacCCAGGTCAAGTTATAGAAGTGGGCAAAACAGTGTGGTCTCTTTAATGTACACAGTCATTTCTCCATTCTTAAACCCTTTTATATACAGTCTAAGGAACAAAGAGGTCAAATCAAATatccaaaatatatttttacggCTAAAAAAATTCTGA
- the LOC142662281 gene encoding olfactory receptor 5G9-like, translating to MDRRNYTRVSEFILTGLSDVPEFQILIFIVFLIIYITTLLGNLSIIFAYMLSTNLHTPMYFFLAHFSLLDICYISVNVPKMLANFLAEHKTISFYGCVVQVYTFGVCGGTECYVLATMAYDRYNAICHPLLYSVIMKRSVCLKLIVGSYLVGSTNSLIHTVITFTLPFCGPNTINHIFCDIPPIVQLACADTRINQIVIFVTSVCVVVVSFILIVISYTYIIAAIISLYSTSGRRKAFSTCTSHFTVVTIFYGSVMFMYLKPESKASNLDRLVAVMYAVIAPLLNPFIYSLRNNDVKRALIKVYNKLKLPK from the coding sequence ATGGACAGAAGAAATTATACAAGAGTGTCGGAATTCATCCTCACCGGCCTTTCTGATGTTCCAGAGttccagattttaattttcatagtGTTTTTAATCATCTATATCACGACTTTACTTGGAAACCTTTCAATCATTTTTGCTTATATGCTTAGTACCAACCTTCATACACCTATGTATTTCTTCCTTGCCCACTTTTCTCTTCTTGATATATGTTACATTTCGGTCAATGTCCCGAAAATGTTAGCCAATTTCCTAGCCGAACATAAAACCATCTCCTTCTACGGCTGCGTCGTCCAGGTTTACACTTTTGGTGTTTGTGGTGGGACTGAATGTTACGTGCTTGCGACTATGGCCTACGACCGCTATAACGCTATATGTCATCCACTGTTGTATAGCGTCATTATGAAGAGAAGTGTTTGTCTTAAGCTTATCGTAGGATCCTACCTGGTTGGGTCAACAAATTCTCTAATACACACAGTCATCACATTCACCTTACCTTTCTGTGGGCCTAATACGATAAACCATATTTTCTGTGATATTCCGCCCATAGTACAACTGGCCTGTGCCGACACCAGGATTAACCAGATTGTTATTTTTGTTACTAGTGTCTGTGTGGTGGTTGTTTCATTCATATTAATAGTAATATCTTATACCTATATCATAGCAGCCATTATAAGTCTATATTCAACATCTGGCAGGAGGAAAGCTTTCTCTACTTGTACATCCCACTTTACAGTCGTTACAATATTTTATGGTTCTGTTATGTTTATGTACTTAAAGCCGGAGTCCAAAGCATCAAATCTGGACCGACTGGTTGCTGTTATGTATGCAGTTATAGCCCCCTTGTTAAACCCTTTTATATATAGTCTACGGAACAATGATGTGAAGAGGGCCCTGATAAAAGTTTACAATAAATTAAAGTTACCTAAGTAA